From Pseudomonas alcaligenes, a single genomic window includes:
- a CDS encoding DUF2933 domain-containing protein encodes MEHTHHSSAAEPPFWKRKIGIALIMLAVIGVFYVAREHYGHLSQALPYLILLLCPLMHLFGHNHGGQSRSSSAVSKDENRT; translated from the coding sequence TTGGAGCACACCCATCATTCCAGCGCGGCGGAACCACCTTTCTGGAAGCGCAAGATCGGCATCGCGTTGATCATGCTGGCCGTCATCGGCGTCTTCTATGTGGCGCGAGAGCATTACGGCCATCTTTCACAGGCTCTGCCGTACCTAATCCTGCTGCTGTGCCCGCTGATGCACCTGTTTGGCCACAATCATGGCGGTCAATCGCGTTCCAGCAGCGCCGTTTCCAAGGACGAAAATAGGACATAG
- the arsJ gene encoding organoarsenical effux MFS transporter ArsJ, translated as MKALSALSAEVRQYLLVTGNYWAFTLTDGALRMLVVLHFHTLGYTPLQIAALFLFYEIFGVITNLVGGYLGARLGLNRTMNIGLGMQVLALLMLTVPAAWLTVPWVMGAQALSGIAKDLNKMSAKSSIKLLVPDNQQGTLYKWVAILTGSKNALKGVGFFLGGALLALLGFTGSVLAMASVLALIWLGSLVLLKKDLGKAKAKPKFRDMLSKSRAINILSAARLFLFGARDVWFVVALPVYLSTVFGWDFWLVGGFLAAWIIGYGIVQSFAPSITGKKSGHVPDGRVAFSWALALAGLPALIALGLSTGWSAQVVLLGGLMLFGVLFAVNSSLHSYLIVSYAKEDGVSLDVGFYYMSNALGRLIGTLLSGWVFQQYGLGACLWVSSGFVLLAALISVGLPRHQMPS; from the coding sequence ATGAAGGCGTTGTCAGCCCTTTCAGCTGAAGTGCGTCAGTACCTATTGGTTACCGGCAACTACTGGGCTTTCACTCTCACCGACGGCGCGTTGCGTATGTTGGTGGTGTTGCACTTTCACACCCTGGGCTACACGCCACTGCAAATCGCTGCGCTGTTCCTGTTCTACGAGATCTTCGGCGTCATCACCAACCTGGTGGGTGGCTACCTCGGTGCTCGCCTAGGTCTGAACCGCACCATGAACATCGGTCTGGGCATGCAGGTGCTGGCTTTGCTGATGCTGACAGTGCCGGCCGCGTGGCTGACCGTGCCCTGGGTGATGGGAGCCCAGGCGCTGTCCGGCATCGCCAAGGATCTCAACAAGATGTCCGCCAAGAGTTCGATCAAGCTCTTGGTGCCGGACAATCAGCAGGGCACGCTGTACAAGTGGGTGGCCATCCTTACCGGCTCGAAGAACGCGCTCAAGGGCGTCGGTTTCTTCCTCGGTGGAGCGTTACTGGCCTTACTCGGTTTCACTGGATCGGTGTTGGCCATGGCGTCGGTGCTTGCCTTGATCTGGCTGGGCAGCCTGGTGCTGCTGAAGAAGGATCTGGGCAAGGCCAAGGCCAAACCAAAGTTCCGCGACATGCTGTCCAAGAGCCGGGCGATCAACATCCTCTCGGCCGCGCGGCTGTTCCTCTTCGGCGCTCGCGACGTATGGTTCGTTGTGGCGCTGCCGGTGTACCTGAGTACCGTATTCGGTTGGGACTTCTGGCTGGTGGGTGGATTCCTCGCCGCCTGGATCATCGGCTACGGCATCGTGCAGTCCTTCGCCCCTAGCATCACCGGCAAGAAGAGCGGACACGTGCCGGATGGCCGCGTTGCCTTCTCCTGGGCTCTGGCCCTGGCCGGGCTGCCGGCGCTGATCGCACTGGGGCTGAGCACCGGCTGGTCGGCACAGGTGGTATTGCTGGGCGGGCTGATGCTGTTCGGGGTGCTGTTCGCGGTGAACTCGTCGCTGCACAGCTACCTGATCGTTAGCTACGCCAAGGAGGACGGGGTGTCCCTGGACGTGGGCTTCTACTACATGTCCAACGCTCTGGGTCGCCTGATTGGCACGCTGCTCTCGGGCTGGGTATTCCAGCAGTACGGGCTGGGGGCCTGCCTGTGGGTGTCCAGTGGCTTCGTGCTGCTGGCGGCGCTAATCTCCGTCGGGCTGCCTCGGCACCAGATGCCCTCCTGA
- a CDS encoding heavy metal sensor histidine kinase translates to MRHLSLTARMSLMFMSAVIAVLTAAGLSFNMLSQHHFKMLDRQALEEKLESTRHLLNNARNGSNLTEELPQLRALLGAHQELAATILASDGTVLFSDTKALEIPDDLKRTESTGMWDWQNGEQMYRGVTAKITVPNQPQPLTAVLILDVTNHAHFFDTLQRWFWIGLTISALISAALGWVVARSGLRPLRQVTSLATSMSARSLQERIPLEPVPLELQQLVQAFNAMLARLEDAFVRLSNFSADIAHELRTPVSNLMTHTEVVLSKKRDTDAYEDNLFSNLEDLKRMSRMIDDMLFLAKSDNGLITPERAPINLADVVAKLFDYYHLVADDHGIFLKASGGGRVLGDRLMLDRAISNLLSNALRYTSAGRAISVAVHQTESSVTLTVENPGETIKPEHLAKLFDRFYRIDPARREGSPSNAGLGLAITRSIVEAHGGRIWCTSADGITGFHMEFPRLSGS, encoded by the coding sequence ATGCGCCATCTTTCGTTAACCGCACGTATGAGCCTGATGTTCATGTCCGCAGTGATCGCTGTTCTGACAGCGGCAGGCTTGAGCTTCAACATGCTTAGCCAGCACCACTTCAAAATGTTGGATAGGCAGGCCTTAGAAGAAAAACTCGAATCGACCAGGCATCTCCTCAACAACGCCCGCAACGGATCGAACCTTACCGAAGAACTACCTCAGTTGCGGGCCTTGCTCGGCGCTCATCAGGAACTGGCGGCAACCATACTTGCCAGCGATGGCACTGTGCTCTTTTCCGATACCAAGGCGTTGGAGATCCCCGACGACTTAAAGCGAACTGAGAGTACAGGGATGTGGGATTGGCAAAACGGCGAGCAGATGTACCGCGGAGTGACCGCCAAGATCACGGTACCCAATCAGCCTCAACCACTCACGGCAGTACTCATTCTCGACGTCACCAATCACGCACATTTCTTCGACACGCTACAGCGATGGTTCTGGATTGGATTGACCATCAGCGCCCTGATCAGCGCCGCACTGGGTTGGGTAGTTGCTCGAAGCGGGCTCAGGCCCTTGCGACAAGTCACGAGTCTCGCCACCTCGATGTCCGCACGATCGCTACAGGAACGAATCCCCCTAGAGCCTGTGCCGTTGGAGCTGCAGCAACTCGTTCAGGCTTTCAATGCCATGCTGGCTCGGTTGGAGGATGCGTTCGTCCGGCTTTCCAATTTCTCAGCGGACATTGCTCACGAGCTGCGTACTCCGGTGAGCAATCTGATGACTCACACTGAGGTTGTCCTGAGCAAAAAACGTGATACCGATGCCTACGAGGACAACCTGTTTTCCAATCTGGAGGACTTGAAGCGCATGTCCAGGATGATTGATGACATGCTCTTCCTAGCAAAATCAGATAATGGACTGATCACCCCTGAACGAGCCCCGATCAATCTAGCGGACGTTGTGGCCAAGCTGTTTGATTACTACCACCTAGTAGCTGATGATCATGGCATCTTCCTCAAAGCTTCCGGCGGGGGCCGTGTTCTTGGCGACAGGCTGATGCTTGATCGGGCTATCTCCAATCTACTGTCTAATGCTCTGCGCTATACCTCCGCTGGACGGGCCATTTCGGTAGCCGTCCACCAGACCGAGAGCTCTGTCACCCTGACTGTCGAGAACCCCGGCGAAACGATCAAGCCAGAACACCTGGCGAAGCTCTTTGATCGCTTTTATCGAATTGATCCCGCCCGGCGGGAAGGCAGCCCAAGCAATGCGGGTCTTGGGCTGGCGATTACCCGATCAATAGTCGAGGCCCACGGAGGACGGATCTGGTGCACCTCGGCCGATGGCATCACTGGCTTTCACATGGAGTTTCCCAGGCTATCTGGGTCATAA
- a CDS encoding plastocyanin/azurin family copper-binding protein: MKRITPNLLISALFISTAFPALAETSDDVGQLAQSTPTTRTIFVKMDDISYSQKTIDVQPGETVRFVLKNEGALMHEFNIGQAATQLEHQLEMAALFKDGTLTPTGMAESIVWHERYGTGEANPPGYPEVIKAKHDDPNAILVEPGTTKEFVWTFPKAGSLSFACTLPGHYQAGMVGEFALR, encoded by the coding sequence ATGAAACGCATAACTCCAAATCTGCTGATCAGCGCGCTGTTCATCAGCACCGCTTTTCCGGCGTTAGCCGAGACCAGTGACGACGTTGGGCAACTGGCCCAGTCGACGCCGACTACACGTACCATCTTCGTGAAGATGGACGACATCAGCTACAGCCAAAAGACCATCGATGTGCAGCCAGGCGAAACCGTGCGTTTCGTTCTGAAGAACGAAGGCGCATTGATGCACGAGTTCAACATAGGCCAAGCGGCGACCCAACTGGAGCACCAGCTCGAGATGGCGGCCTTGTTCAAAGACGGCACGTTAACGCCGACAGGCATGGCCGAAAGCATTGTCTGGCACGAGCGTTATGGCACCGGTGAGGCAAACCCGCCTGGGTATCCGGAAGTCATCAAAGCCAAGCATGACGATCCAAACGCGATTCTCGTCGAGCCCGGCACAACCAAAGAGTTCGTGTGGACCTTCCCTAAGGCTGGGAGCTTGAGCTTTGCCTGCACACTGCCTGGACATTATCAGGCGGGAATGGTGGGTGAGTTTGCCCTACGTTAG
- a CDS encoding co-regulatory protein PtrA N-terminal domain-containing protein: protein MKSLKPLLLVGSLLLSSMAWAEGGSDRVFERIQQMSDKAEAVLIQAEQAPVGERHVHLKEHMKMLEDIMSKLHNEHPAPGISAEEHLAWMETHDKLVDGVLAQMIREHKLMMADKECHK, encoded by the coding sequence ATGAAATCGCTGAAACCTTTGCTCCTGGTTGGTTCGCTGCTGCTGTCTTCTATGGCTTGGGCCGAGGGGGGCAGCGATCGAGTCTTCGAGCGCATACAACAAATGAGCGACAAAGCCGAAGCCGTGCTGATCCAGGCGGAGCAGGCCCCTGTCGGTGAGCGGCATGTGCACTTGAAGGAGCACATGAAAATGCTCGAAGACATCATGAGTAAGCTGCACAACGAACACCCAGCTCCAGGCATTTCTGCCGAAGAGCATCTGGCCTGGATGGAAACGCACGACAAGCTGGTAGACGGCGTGCTGGCTCAAATGATTCGTGAGCACAAGCTGATGATGGCCGACAAAGAGTGCCATAAGTGA
- a CDS encoding heavy metal response regulator transcription factor: MKLLVAEDEPKTGAYLQQGLTEAGFNVDRVMTGTDALQHALSEAYDLLILDVMMPGLDGWEVLRMVRAAGKDVPVLFLTARDGVEDRVKGLELGADDYLIKPFAFSELLARVRTLLRRGNGSPTQATMRIADLEVDLMKRRAVRGGKRIDLTAKEFSLLELLLRRRGEVLPKSLIASQVWDMNFDSDTNVIEVAVRRLRAKIDDDFDLKLIHTARGMGYMMDAPE; the protein is encoded by the coding sequence ATGAAACTTCTGGTAGCTGAAGATGAACCCAAAACCGGTGCGTATCTGCAGCAAGGGCTCACCGAGGCAGGGTTCAATGTCGACCGGGTCATGACAGGTACCGATGCGCTTCAGCACGCGCTGAGCGAAGCCTATGACCTCCTGATCCTTGACGTGATGATGCCGGGGCTGGATGGATGGGAAGTGCTGCGCATGGTGCGAGCGGCAGGAAAGGATGTTCCGGTCTTGTTCTTGACCGCACGCGATGGTGTGGAAGATCGGGTTAAAGGTCTCGAGCTGGGTGCAGACGACTACCTGATCAAGCCATTCGCGTTTTCAGAACTTCTGGCCAGGGTTCGGACATTGCTGCGCAGAGGCAATGGCTCCCCTACGCAGGCCACCATGAGGATTGCAGACCTGGAAGTCGATCTGATGAAGCGACGCGCTGTCCGCGGAGGAAAGCGAATCGACCTGACGGCGAAGGAGTTTTCATTACTTGAATTGCTGCTGCGACGGCGCGGTGAGGTTCTTCCAAAGTCGCTGATTGCTTCCCAGGTCTGGGACATGAACTTCGATAGCGACACCAACGTCATTGAGGTTGCAGTGCGCCGGTTGCGCGCAAAGATCGATGACGATTTCGATCTCAAGCTGATCCATACCGCCCGTGGAATGGGCTACATGATGGATGCTCCGGAGTAA
- a CDS encoding plastocyanin/azurin family copper-binding protein: protein MKLRSLHLMTTIGFLLSAANALAGPGHNKDSIGQPGDSKEVDRTIEVRMGDIFFEPKAIEVKAGETVRFVLQNEGALLHEFNLGKAASHAAHQKEMAAMFQNGTLSPTAAHDMTKMDHAMGGMKMAGMKHDDPNSVLVGPGAREELVWTFSETTDLEFACNVPGHYQSGMVGKVTVR from the coding sequence ATGAAACTCAGATCACTTCACCTAATGACGACCATTGGCTTTCTCCTCAGTGCTGCCAACGCTCTCGCAGGCCCTGGCCACAACAAAGACAGCATCGGTCAGCCGGGAGACAGCAAGGAGGTAGACCGCACCATCGAAGTACGGATGGGCGACATCTTCTTCGAGCCCAAGGCAATTGAAGTCAAGGCGGGCGAGACGGTGCGTTTCGTATTGCAGAACGAGGGAGCTCTGCTGCACGAATTCAATCTGGGCAAAGCAGCGTCCCATGCCGCGCATCAGAAGGAGATGGCCGCGATGTTTCAGAACGGCACGCTGTCCCCGACGGCTGCGCATGACATGACCAAGATGGACCATGCCATGGGAGGCATGAAGATGGCCGGTATGAAGCACGACGACCCCAACAGTGTTCTAGTAGGACCTGGTGCACGCGAGGAGCTGGTTTGGACCTTCTCCGAGACCACTGATCTGGAGTTCGCTTGCAATGTCCCTGGGCACTATCAGTCAGGAATGGTCGGTAAGGTGACCGTACGCTGA
- a CDS encoding heavy metal translocating P-type ATPase yields the protein MHNPSSLQDQDHSHHSHGHPGSLRDPVCGMEVKPDSPYHKSIEGKAYHFCSAKCLEKFQAEPHQYLGHQSHAGHHQPATSPQPSAPASPGTEYTCPMHPEIRQPTPGNCPICGMTLETVIPELEEEENPELKDFSRRFWWTLPLTIIVTVLAMAGHSLQLFHGTTQNWVELVLATPVTLWGGWVFFTRGIESIRHRSPNMWTLIGLGTAAAYLYSVFATLVPQWFPAAFVQDGRIGVYFEAAAVIISLTLLGQMLELKARSQTSAAIKSLLGLAPKTARRIRPDGQEEDIPLTHVHQGDHLRVRPGEKVPVDGTVLEGESAVDESMLTGEPVPVTKRAGDSLIGATMNTHGSLVMEAQKVGAETMLSQIVQMVAKAQRSKAPMQRMADAVAGYFVVGVILIAILTFFGWGLFGPESGWVFGLINAVAVLIIACPCALGLATPMSVMVSTGKAASSGVLFRDASAIENLCKIDTLIVDKTGTLTEGRPVFHSAEGTGSFDSDEVLRLAASLDQGSEHPLAHAIVDHARSTGLTLAKPDTFESGSGIGVRGLVDGHQLQLGNTALMDEAGVDITPLRNRAEQLRLEGISIIYLAVDGRLAGLLAVSDPIKPTSQQAVSKLQSEDVKVIMATGDGLTTAKAVAKQLGIEEVHGEVKPQDKEKLVADLQSYGRRIAMAGDGINDAPALARSDVGIAMGTGTDVAMNSAQVTLVKGDLMGILRARTLSVATVKNMRQNLAFAFLYNAMGIPLAAGLLYPLTGHLLSPLIAALAMSVSSASVVFNALRLRQTRID from the coding sequence ATGCACAACCCCTCCAGCCTTCAAGACCAGGATCATTCCCATCACTCCCATGGACACCCAGGGAGTCTGCGCGACCCGGTGTGTGGCATGGAAGTCAAACCTGACAGCCCTTACCACAAGAGCATTGAAGGGAAGGCCTATCACTTCTGCAGTGCGAAGTGCCTGGAGAAATTCCAAGCAGAACCTCATCAGTACCTGGGGCATCAATCGCATGCTGGGCATCACCAGCCTGCCACTTCGCCGCAGCCTTCGGCGCCGGCAAGCCCGGGTACTGAATACACCTGCCCGATGCATCCTGAGATCCGCCAACCCACTCCTGGGAACTGTCCGATCTGCGGCATGACGCTAGAAACTGTCATCCCGGAGCTGGAGGAGGAAGAGAATCCGGAGCTGAAAGACTTCTCGCGGCGGTTCTGGTGGACCCTGCCGCTGACCATCATCGTGACCGTGCTGGCGATGGCTGGTCACTCCTTACAGCTATTCCATGGCACGACCCAGAATTGGGTCGAGCTTGTTCTGGCAACGCCCGTGACGCTATGGGGCGGCTGGGTATTCTTCACCCGCGGCATCGAATCCATTCGCCACCGTAGCCCCAACATGTGGACCCTGATTGGTTTGGGAACGGCAGCTGCCTATCTCTACAGTGTGTTCGCTACCTTGGTACCGCAATGGTTTCCGGCAGCCTTCGTTCAGGATGGCCGCATCGGCGTCTACTTCGAGGCTGCTGCGGTGATCATCTCGCTCACGCTCTTGGGCCAGATGCTCGAGCTCAAGGCCCGCTCGCAAACTTCTGCAGCCATCAAATCGCTGCTGGGGTTGGCCCCCAAGACAGCGCGGCGCATCAGGCCCGACGGCCAGGAGGAAGATATTCCTCTGACTCATGTCCATCAGGGCGACCATCTGCGTGTCCGGCCGGGTGAGAAAGTCCCCGTGGATGGCACGGTGCTGGAGGGGGAGAGCGCGGTCGACGAGTCGATGCTCACCGGAGAGCCGGTACCCGTCACCAAGCGGGCAGGGGACTCCCTGATAGGCGCCACCATGAACACCCATGGCAGCCTGGTGATGGAGGCGCAGAAAGTCGGCGCAGAAACCATGCTGTCGCAGATCGTTCAGATGGTGGCAAAAGCCCAACGCTCTAAGGCGCCCATGCAGCGAATGGCCGATGCCGTGGCGGGGTATTTCGTGGTCGGGGTGATCCTGATTGCGATCCTGACCTTCTTCGGCTGGGGGCTATTCGGGCCGGAATCAGGTTGGGTGTTCGGCCTGATCAATGCCGTGGCAGTGCTGATCATCGCCTGCCCCTGCGCGTTGGGGCTGGCGACGCCCATGTCGGTCATGGTCTCGACTGGCAAGGCCGCCAGCAGCGGTGTGCTGTTCCGCGATGCCAGCGCTATAGAGAACCTTTGCAAGATCGACACGCTCATCGTCGACAAAACCGGAACGCTGACTGAGGGTCGACCGGTCTTCCATAGTGCAGAGGGAACCGGATCGTTCGACTCGGACGAGGTGTTGCGCTTGGCCGCTAGCCTTGACCAGGGCAGCGAGCATCCGCTGGCTCACGCCATCGTCGATCATGCCCGTAGCACAGGACTCACCTTGGCCAAGCCAGACACATTCGAGTCAGGCTCAGGCATCGGTGTGAGAGGGCTGGTCGATGGTCATCAATTGCAGCTAGGAAACACAGCCCTAATGGATGAGGCTGGCGTCGACATTACCCCGCTACGCAATCGTGCCGAGCAGCTGCGCCTAGAGGGTATCAGCATCATCTATCTGGCAGTGGATGGCCGCCTGGCGGGGCTGCTAGCCGTATCCGATCCGATCAAGCCGACCTCCCAGCAGGCCGTCTCCAAACTGCAAAGCGAGGACGTGAAGGTCATCATGGCGACCGGTGACGGTCTGACGACAGCAAAGGCCGTTGCCAAGCAGTTGGGGATCGAGGAAGTCCATGGGGAGGTCAAGCCGCAAGACAAGGAGAAGCTGGTCGCCGATCTGCAGAGCTACGGTCGGCGTATCGCCATGGCGGGTGACGGGATCAACGATGCGCCGGCTCTGGCCAGGTCCGATGTGGGTATCGCCATGGGTACAGGCACAGACGTGGCCATGAATAGCGCCCAGGTGACCTTGGTTAAGGGCGATCTGATGGGCATCCTGCGAGCACGCACGCTGTCGGTGGCCACGGTGAAGAACATGCGGCAGAACCTGGCCTTTGCATTCCTCTACAACGCGATGGGTATTCCGCTGGCGGCTGGGCTGCTGTACCCGCTGACGGGCCATCTGCTGTCGCCACTGATAGCCGCCCTGGCGATGAGCGTGAGTTCTGCGTCGGTAGTCTTCAATGCGCTGCGACTACGGCAAACACGGATCGATTAG